Proteins encoded together in one Cellulomonas gilvus ATCC 13127 window:
- a CDS encoding SIP domain-containing protein, translating into MRAAAARVLPRGDGGELVDVPWTHASDDDVWEVPVDYSTYSALRDNAPVYAWLAGESGVIRGLRRHLVTELGIDRKSVAFMGYWRQGRSEAN; encoded by the coding sequence GTGCGCGCTGCTGCGGCACGCGTCCTGCCCCGCGGTGACGGCGGCGAGCTCGTGGACGTCCCCTGGACCCACGCCTCCGACGACGACGTGTGGGAGGTGCCCGTGGACTACAGCACCTACAGCGCGCTGCGGGACAACGCACCCGTCTACGCGTGGCTCGCGGGTGAGTCCGGCGTGATCCGCGGGCTGCGGCGCCACCTGGTCACCGAGCTCGGCATCGACCGCAAGTCCGTCGCCTTCATGGGCTACTGGCGTCAGGGCCGCTCCGAAGCCAACTGA
- a CDS encoding barstar family protein codes for MLEIHGTAPIVLLRGNRESAAEAAWGWGEAGLTTRLVRGRKMRNVSTLFDEVSAALQFPYYFGENWGAFDECLADMDWLPLQVGVVIVVVDAVEVLSDDLAAQLATLVRVITRASETYAEPIDSGEWWDRPPLPFHVVLQVREDEEALLRRRWGASGAALSVLG; via the coding sequence ATGCTCGAGATCCACGGAACAGCTCCGATCGTCCTACTTCGTGGCAATCGTGAGAGTGCAGCTGAAGCGGCGTGGGGGTGGGGGGAAGCAGGCCTGACGACACGGCTCGTTCGCGGTCGGAAGATGCGGAACGTGAGCACGCTCTTTGACGAGGTCTCCGCCGCACTGCAGTTCCCCTACTACTTCGGCGAGAACTGGGGCGCGTTCGACGAGTGCCTGGCCGATATGGACTGGCTGCCGTTGCAGGTGGGCGTCGTGATCGTTGTTGTCGATGCAGTCGAGGTGCTGTCCGACGACCTCGCGGCTCAACTGGCCACTCTGGTGCGGGTGATCACACGTGCCTCGGAGACCTACGCGGAACCGATCGACTCAGGTGAGTGGTGGGACCGCCCGCCGCTGCCCTTTCACGTGGTCCTGCAGGTCCGGGAGGACGAAGAGGCGCTGTTGCGCAGACGCTGGGGCGCGTCGGGCGCGGCGCTCTCCGTGCTCGGCTGA
- a CDS encoding DUF6896 domain-containing protein, with translation MTPELIVSAFVRELRACTQALRVQFVGAWRAEVVEPLMLRPAGGGPGQRSGRLDGVGDFQVHGLGCRVELDSGAIVDFDWDEDMREVFDGWRLQNFAESLGDSGVAASALVDAARRDPCLRETTSGWFTCTSP, from the coding sequence ATGACGCCTGAGCTGATCGTGTCCGCCTTCGTGCGGGAGCTCCGTGCGTGTACGCAGGCACTGCGCGTGCAGTTCGTGGGGGCCTGGCGGGCTGAGGTCGTGGAGCCTCTGATGCTTCGACCAGCCGGGGGCGGCCCCGGGCAGCGCTCGGGTCGTCTCGATGGTGTGGGTGACTTCCAGGTACACGGGCTGGGCTGCCGCGTTGAGCTCGATTCTGGAGCGATTGTCGATTTCGACTGGGACGAAGACATGCGGGAGGTGTTCGACGGCTGGCGACTTCAGAACTTCGCCGAGTCGCTCGGTGACTCCGGCGTCGCCGCGAGTGCCCTGGTCGACGCGGCGCGTCGCGACCCGTGCCTCCGTGAGACCACGAGCGGATGGTTCACGTGCACAAGTCCCTGA
- a CDS encoding BldC family transcriptional regulator, producing the protein MAELERSEDVLLTPGEVAALFRVDPKTVARWAGAGRLTPIRTPGGHRRYREAEVLSLRVGRRIYHRKA; encoded by the coding sequence ATGGCAGAGCTGGAGCGGTCCGAGGACGTCCTGCTGACACCGGGTGAGGTCGCGGCCTTGTTCCGGGTGGACCCGAAGACGGTCGCGCGGTGGGCCGGCGCCGGGCGGCTGACGCCGATACGCACGCCGGGCGGGCACCGGCGCTACCGCGAGGCCGAGGTGCTCTCGCTGCGCGTCGGGAGGCGCATCTACCACCGCAAGGCTTGA
- a CDS encoding ANTAR domain-containing protein, which produces MREQAPAPPLGGRFVVDLTTDSWWWSDGLYRLLGYQADGVTPGADRLLAHTDRAARAWWADAFARWRGGEVAVLGTVAMQDRQGRSFEAVVAGGVQDAPVGATGVVVDGWVLRTPDLGADALVVEERIAAEVRTRETIDEAKGIVAAALGTDPGTGFDLLREAATRRAVPVRVLAQHIVRKAPSVEVASLEEWLRDLMEMAARGDAGQRHPDAADEPAASPQ; this is translated from the coding sequence ATGCGAGAGCAGGCACCGGCACCGCCGCTGGGCGGGCGGTTCGTCGTGGACCTCACCACCGACTCGTGGTGGTGGAGCGACGGGCTGTACCGGCTGCTCGGGTACCAGGCGGACGGTGTGACGCCGGGTGCCGACCGGTTGCTCGCGCACACGGACCGGGCCGCGCGGGCGTGGTGGGCGGACGCGTTCGCCCGGTGGCGCGGGGGTGAGGTGGCGGTGCTGGGCACCGTCGCGATGCAGGACCGCCAGGGCAGGTCGTTCGAGGCGGTGGTGGCGGGCGGGGTGCAGGACGCGCCGGTGGGTGCCACGGGCGTCGTCGTCGACGGCTGGGTGCTGCGGACGCCGGACCTGGGTGCGGATGCGCTGGTGGTGGAGGAGCGCATCGCCGCGGAGGTGCGGACGCGGGAGACCATCGACGAGGCGAAGGGCATCGTCGCGGCCGCGCTCGGAACCGACCCCGGGACCGGGTTCGACCTGCTGCGGGAGGCGGCGACGCGCCGCGCCGTGCCGGTGCGGGTGCTCGCGCAGCACATCGTGCGCAAGGCGCCGTCGGTGGAGGTCGCGTCGCTCGAGGAGTGGCTGCGGGACCTGATGGAGATGGCCGCGCGGGGTGACGCGGGTCAGCGCCACCCCGACGCGGCCGACGAACCGGCGGCCAGCCCTCAGTAG
- a CDS encoding methyl-accepting chemotaxis protein, producing MSQAKPPIRISVRTKVLGIVGAAVVVALGIGLLALTSTTGLRSTTAEMARTQTSVSASLQALKDALWTVRNSVSVIGIFVGGDVDPKISAYSDASAALDDAIDTFDEAYAQSGAVLPDDFAGFEQSLDTYRAGVEQKLVAVARTGDREAFQAARDGLADVGAEMLDDLGAVEEHVAGDLTALAADADDAAAAALVQIAVTLAVGIAVLVALGLWLTATLRRAVVSLQVAVDALARGDLTVRAEVRSSDELGQMAASLTTAQEAVGATLAGVVRTAAAVAASSEELSAASTQVAAGSEETSTQAGVVAAAAEQVSRNVQAVAAGAEQMGASIREIAQNATEAAKVASTATGVAAAANDTVSRLGTSSAEIGNVVKLITTIAEQTNLLALNATIEAARAGEAGKGFAVVAGEVKELANETAKATEDIARRVEAIQHDTTGAVAAIGEIGSIIASINDYQLTIASAVEEQTATTNEMSRSVAEAATGSGEIAHNITGVASAASSSTQAIGSVSGQVAELAGLSRELREQVATFTY from the coding sequence ATGTCCCAGGCCAAACCCCCCATCCGGATCTCCGTCCGCACCAAGGTGCTGGGCATCGTCGGCGCAGCTGTCGTCGTCGCGCTCGGCATCGGCCTTCTCGCGCTCACCTCGACCACGGGCCTGCGCTCGACGACGGCCGAGATGGCCCGCACGCAGACGTCCGTCTCGGCCTCGCTCCAGGCGCTCAAGGACGCGCTGTGGACGGTGCGGAACTCGGTGTCGGTGATCGGCATCTTCGTCGGGGGCGACGTGGACCCGAAGATCAGCGCGTACTCCGACGCGAGCGCCGCGCTGGACGACGCGATCGACACGTTCGACGAGGCCTACGCGCAGAGCGGCGCGGTGCTCCCTGACGACTTCGCGGGCTTCGAGCAGTCGCTCGACACCTACCGGGCGGGCGTCGAGCAGAAGCTGGTGGCCGTCGCCCGCACCGGTGACCGCGAGGCGTTCCAGGCGGCCCGCGACGGCCTGGCCGACGTGGGAGCGGAGATGCTCGACGACCTCGGCGCGGTCGAGGAGCACGTCGCGGGCGACCTCACGGCGCTCGCCGCGGACGCGGACGACGCCGCCGCGGCCGCGCTCGTGCAGATCGCCGTGACCCTCGCCGTCGGGATCGCGGTGCTGGTCGCGCTCGGGCTCTGGCTGACCGCGACGCTGCGCCGCGCGGTCGTCTCCCTCCAGGTGGCCGTCGACGCGCTCGCACGCGGCGACCTCACGGTGCGCGCCGAGGTCCGCTCGTCCGACGAGCTGGGCCAGATGGCCGCGTCGCTGACCACCGCGCAAGAGGCAGTCGGCGCGACGCTCGCCGGTGTGGTCCGCACCGCCGCGGCCGTGGCCGCGAGCTCCGAGGAGCTCTCCGCAGCATCGACCCAGGTGGCCGCCGGCTCGGAGGAGACGTCCACCCAGGCCGGTGTGGTCGCGGCCGCCGCGGAGCAGGTGTCCCGCAACGTGCAGGCCGTCGCGGCCGGTGCCGAGCAGATGGGTGCCTCGATCCGGGAGATCGCGCAGAACGCGACCGAGGCCGCCAAGGTCGCCTCGACCGCGACGGGCGTGGCCGCGGCCGCGAACGACACGGTCTCGCGCCTGGGCACGTCCTCGGCCGAGATCGGCAACGTCGTCAAGCTCATCACGACGATCGCCGAGCAGACCAACCTGCTGGCCCTCAACGCGACGATCGAGGCCGCACGCGCCGGTGAGGCCGGCAAGGGCTTCGCGGTCGTCGCCGGTGAGGTCAAGGAGCTCGCCAACGAGACCGCCAAGGCGACCGAGGACATCGCGCGCCGCGTCGAGGCCATCCAGCACGACACCACCGGGGCGGTGGCCGCGATCGGCGAGATCGGCTCGATCATCGCCTCGATCAACGACTACCAGCTGACCATCGCCTCCGCCGTGGAGGAGCAGACCGCCACCACCAACGAGATGTCGCGCAGCGTGGCCGAGGCCGCCACCGGCTCGGGGGAGATCGCGCACAACATCACGGGCGTGGCGTCGGCCGCGTCCTCCAGCACGCAGGCGATCGGCTCGGTCTCCGGCCAGGTGGCCGAGCTCGCGGGCCTCTCCCGCGAGCTGCGCGAGCAGGTCGCCACGTTCACCTACTGA
- a CDS encoding CoA-binding protein, translating into MTSIKDAAETFLDSRRIAVTGVSRTPASHGGNVVYRRLRELGYQVFAVNPNADEVEGDRAYADLAAIPGGVDAVVVATRPEHAVGAVRQAVDLGVTQVWMHRSVDGGSVDPEATRLGREHGLTVIDGGCPLMYGPDADRGHRVMCRLMTLTRRIPRQV; encoded by the coding sequence ATGACCAGCATCAAGGACGCAGCCGAGACGTTCCTCGACAGCCGCCGCATCGCGGTGACGGGGGTGTCCCGCACACCGGCCAGCCACGGGGGCAACGTGGTCTACCGCCGCCTGCGTGAGCTGGGCTACCAGGTCTTCGCGGTCAACCCGAACGCCGACGAGGTCGAGGGCGACCGCGCGTACGCGGACCTGGCGGCGATCCCCGGAGGCGTCGACGCGGTCGTCGTCGCGACCCGGCCCGAGCACGCGGTGGGCGCGGTGCGCCAGGCCGTCGACCTGGGCGTGACGCAGGTGTGGATGCACCGCTCGGTGGACGGCGGCTCGGTGGACCCCGAGGCGACCCGGCTGGGCCGCGAGCACGGGCTCACGGTGATCGACGGCGGCTGCCCCCTGATGTACGGCCCCGACGCCGACCGCGGGCACCGGGTGATGTGCCGGCTCATGACCTTGACGCGGCGGATCCCCCGCCAGGTGTAG
- a CDS encoding GMC family oxidoreductase: MARADDARPHVVVVGSGFGGSVAALRLSEKGYRVTVLEAGRRFTPETLPRTSWDVRRFLWAPRLGCRGIQRIHVLPDVVVLAGAGVGGGSLVYANTLYEPTSDAFWGDPQWAGITDWRDELAPYFDQARRMLGVVTNPTTTPADRVVLAAARDLGVADTFVPAPVGVVFGPPGEPVPDPFFGGAGPERRGCLECGECMTGCRHGAKNTLETNYLWLAERLGARIVPDTTVTSVRPVGAGWEVRTVPTGRRGPVTTTRADQVVLAAGTWGTQSLLHRLKADGTLPGLSDRLGVSTRTNSEALGGAVRRVRGHRRTPPVNTGVAITSSVWLDEHTHLEPVRYGRGSNLMGLLGTVLTDGGGRVPRPVRWLGQVLRHPVRVVTVLTGLGSWSERTVIGLVMQTGDASLTLAPRRTWRGGWRLTSTRGAGERPPTWIPQANAAFRRMAVHLGGAPMSSLGEVVDVPMTAHFMGGCAIGASAEQGVVDAYHRVFGHPGLHVLDGSTISANLGVNPSLTITAQAERACAMWPRAGEPDPRPPVGEPYRCVPAVAPLHPAVPAHAPAALRLTVVRRPTA; this comes from the coding sequence GTGGCGCGAGCGGACGACGCGCGGCCGCACGTGGTGGTGGTCGGTTCCGGGTTCGGCGGCTCGGTGGCCGCGCTGCGCCTGTCCGAGAAGGGCTACCGCGTCACGGTCCTGGAGGCCGGACGGCGGTTCACGCCCGAGACCCTGCCGCGCACGTCGTGGGACGTGCGGCGGTTCCTGTGGGCACCCCGGCTGGGCTGCCGCGGCATCCAGCGCATCCACGTGCTGCCGGACGTCGTGGTCCTCGCGGGTGCGGGGGTCGGGGGCGGCTCGCTGGTCTACGCCAACACGCTCTACGAGCCGACGTCGGACGCGTTCTGGGGCGACCCGCAGTGGGCCGGCATCACCGACTGGCGCGACGAGCTCGCGCCGTACTTCGACCAGGCACGCCGGATGCTGGGCGTGGTCACCAACCCGACGACCACGCCCGCGGACCGCGTGGTGCTCGCCGCGGCCCGGGACCTGGGGGTGGCGGACACGTTCGTCCCCGCGCCCGTCGGCGTGGTGTTCGGGCCCCCGGGCGAGCCCGTGCCCGACCCGTTCTTCGGCGGTGCCGGCCCGGAGCGCCGGGGCTGCCTGGAGTGCGGCGAGTGCATGACGGGGTGCCGGCACGGGGCCAAGAACACGCTCGAGACCAACTACCTGTGGCTCGCCGAACGGCTGGGTGCGCGCATCGTGCCCGACACCACCGTGACCTCGGTGCGGCCCGTCGGCGCCGGCTGGGAGGTGCGCACCGTCCCGACGGGACGGCGGGGACCGGTCACGACGACGCGCGCGGACCAGGTGGTGCTCGCGGCCGGGACGTGGGGCACGCAGTCGCTGCTGCACCGGCTCAAGGCGGACGGGACGCTCCCGGGGCTCTCGGACCGGCTGGGCGTCTCGACGCGCACCAACTCCGAGGCGCTGGGCGGCGCCGTCCGCCGCGTGCGCGGGCACCGGCGCACGCCACCGGTGAACACGGGTGTGGCCATCACGTCCTCGGTGTGGCTCGACGAGCACACCCACCTGGAGCCCGTGCGGTACGGGCGCGGGTCCAACCTCATGGGCCTGCTGGGCACCGTGCTGACGGACGGCGGCGGCCGCGTACCGCGGCCCGTGCGCTGGCTCGGCCAGGTGCTGCGCCACCCGGTGCGCGTGGTGACGGTGCTGACCGGGCTGGGCTCGTGGTCCGAGCGGACCGTGATCGGGCTGGTCATGCAGACCGGCGACGCGTCCCTGACGCTCGCGCCGCGCCGGACCTGGCGGGGCGGGTGGCGCCTGACCTCGACGCGCGGCGCGGGTGAGCGCCCGCCGACGTGGATCCCGCAGGCGAACGCCGCGTTCCGCCGCATGGCCGTCCACCTGGGCGGCGCGCCCATGAGCAGCCTCGGGGAGGTGGTCGACGTGCCGATGACCGCGCACTTCATGGGTGGCTGCGCGATCGGGGCGAGTGCGGAGCAGGGGGTGGTGGACGCCTACCACCGCGTGTTCGGGCACCCGGGCCTGCACGTCCTCGACGGCTCGACCATCTCCGCGAACCTGGGCGTGAACCCGTCGCTGACCATCACCGCGCAGGCCGAACGGGCGTGCGCGATGTGGCCCCGCGCCGGCGAGCCCGACCCGCGCCCGCCCGTCGGTGAGCCCTACCGGTGCGTCCCGGCCGTCGCGCCGCTCCACCCGGCGGTCCCGGCCCACGCACCCGCGGCACTGCGTCTCACGGTGGTCCGACGCCCCACGGCCTGA
- a CDS encoding ribose-phosphate diphosphokinase, with amino-acid sequence MAKIRVFAGQAGRSFAAGMCEHLRVPLSPSRLQRFANDCLQVQLLANCRERDVFLVQPIVAPVQENLMELLLMVDAARGASAKRITAVMPHFAYARSDKKDAPRISIGGRLVADLLTTAGVDRVLTMSLHAPQVHAFFRVPTDQLHALHELATHFSLQDLSRTTVVSPDLGNAKTATAFARMLGTPVAAGSKERLDGDAVSISTVIGDVAGRDVIVLDDEIANGSTIIAIVDLLDRAGARRIQVACTHGILSNGALDRIMASGRVDGVVCTDTVPHDDLADDDRVTVLGVAPAFAEAVRRIHSGESVSALFHHGVE; translated from the coding sequence GTGGCGAAGATCCGCGTGTTCGCAGGGCAGGCCGGACGGAGCTTCGCGGCGGGGATGTGCGAGCACCTGCGCGTGCCGCTGAGCCCCTCGCGGCTGCAGCGGTTCGCCAACGACTGCCTGCAGGTGCAGCTCCTGGCCAACTGCCGCGAGCGCGACGTGTTCCTGGTGCAGCCGATCGTCGCGCCCGTGCAGGAGAACCTCATGGAGCTCCTGCTCATGGTGGACGCGGCGCGCGGCGCCTCGGCCAAGCGCATCACCGCGGTCATGCCGCACTTCGCGTACGCGCGCTCGGACAAGAAGGACGCGCCGCGCATCTCGATCGGCGGCCGGCTGGTGGCGGACCTGCTCACCACGGCCGGCGTGGACCGCGTGCTGACCATGTCGCTGCACGCGCCTCAGGTCCACGCGTTCTTCCGGGTGCCCACCGACCAGCTGCACGCGCTGCACGAGCTCGCGACGCACTTCTCGCTGCAGGACCTGTCCCGCACCACGGTGGTCTCGCCGGACCTGGGCAACGCCAAGACCGCGACCGCGTTCGCGCGGATGCTCGGCACGCCTGTGGCGGCGGGGTCCAAGGAGCGGCTCGACGGTGACGCGGTCTCGATCTCGACCGTGATCGGCGACGTCGCGGGCCGCGACGTGATCGTCCTGGACGACGAGATCGCCAACGGGTCCACGATCATCGCGATCGTCGACCTGCTGGACCGCGCCGGCGCCCGCCGCATCCAGGTCGCGTGCACGCACGGCATCCTGTCCAACGGCGCGCTGGACCGGATCATGGCGTCCGGCCGCGTGGACGGCGTCGTCTGCACCGACACGGTCCCGCACGACGACCTGGCCGACGACGACCGCGTGACCGTCCTGGGGGTGGCGCCCGCGTTCGCCGAGGCGGTGCGACGCATCCACTCGGGAGAGTCGGTGAGCGCGCTGTTCCACCACGGCGTGGAGTGA